The following are encoded in a window of Penaeus vannamei isolate JL-2024 chromosome 35, ASM4276789v1, whole genome shotgun sequence genomic DNA:
- the LOC113812431 gene encoding uncharacterized protein: MYGAGMWPEVFPEPPTQPGALYLVPVYSYCQTSCVSSQNFFVQPPPSDVQASEGPLETSGQISPSDQAICGSCGYALGQHEQSPYQGYQGGLMYAICPTAQDISLNLQDVSHLDQSGCSLNDKSDDSNASTLQGSVQDCNSSDDSFQGQNDGSRSGEGSLTPPAPVSSPPAADAISITASAIPTVTLPNSSVAASPPEMATDSSSNASAGRFVETDTLSPQDSGDSSGFGVYGSDGCWYPIKRPHKRNNGSQGFNPAAIMETPPTLPMEHRRSHFPKYADPFMRPPPPPGFRGKLRPLPPPRRRMPLYNHFHRLDLPTETLGRPVFLQSCRTKDQPCVEDLWFEHKKLLFRHLPDEWLLKAVHPVLKKLSGWTTFSDYAKVRFYCKECQDGWTSMHGMVTFSYRWDRGMRRGEIVYQISGQKCASCSPGRFEYPLWYPEEAQKVITNMYYKIAADVYGLQTPKYIRTRRPGTPVTRHNMNLCQGCSLGSCRTASVENAV; the protein is encoded by the exons ATGTATGGGGCAGGGATGTGGCCCGAGGTGTTCCCTGAGCCGCCCACCCAGCCCGGGGCGCTCTACCTGGTGCCCGTCTACTCCTACTGCCAGACGTCCTGTGTCTCCTCGCAGAACTTCTTCGTGCAGCCTCCGCCCAGCGACGTCCAGGCTTCCGAGGGGCCGCTAGAGACTTCTGGACAAATAAGTCCTTCTGATCAGGCCATCTGTGGCTCGTGTGGCTATGCGCTCGGCCAGCATGAACAGTCACCTTACCAAGGTTATCAGGGTGGCTTGATGTATGCGATATGCCCCACGGCACAGGATATTTCTCTCAACTTGCAAGACGTATCGCACCTCGACCAGAGCGGCTGTTCCCTCAACGACAAATCTGATGACAGCAATGCGTCTACTCTTCAGGGCAGTGTGCAGGATTGCAATAGCTCGGATGACTCCTTCCAGGGACAAAACGACGGGTCTCGCTCGGGGGAAGGCAGTCTCACTCCCCCGGCCCCTGTCAGCTCCCCCCCCGCCGCCGATGCCATCTCCATTACTGCGAGTGCCATTCCCACCGTCACTCTCCCCAATTCCTCGGTCGCCGCTTCTCCTCCCGAAATGGCCACCGACTCCTCCTCCAACGCCTCCGCCGGCAGGTTCGTCGAGACAGACACTCTCTCGCCTCAGGACTCTGGGGACAGTTCCGGCTTCGGGGTTTATGGGTCGGACGGCTGCTGGTATCCCATCAAGAGGCCTCACAAAAGAAACAACGGCAGTCAAGGATTCAATCCCGCTGCCATTATGGAAACCCCGCCGACGCTCCCAATGGAACACCGAAGGAGCCATTTCCCTAAATACGCAGACCCGTTCATGAGGCCACCTCCTCCCCCAGGCTTTCGCGGGAAACTCCGACCGCTGCCGCCACCGCGCAGACGCATGCCCTTGTATAATCATTTTCACCGCCTGGACCTTCCGACCGAAACCTTAGGGCGGCCCGTGTTTCTGCAGTCCTGTCGCACCAAAGACCAACC GTGTGTCGAGGACCTGTGGTTTGAACACAAGAAGCTCTTATTCCGACACCTCCCAGACGAGTGGCTGCTGAAGGCCGTCCACCCCGTCTTGAAGAAGCTCAGCGGCTGGACCACGTTCAGTGACTACGCCAAAGTCAGGTTTTACTGCAAG GAATGCCAGGACGGCTGGACCAGTATGCACGGCATGGTGACGTTCTCCTACCGCTGGGACAGGGGCATGAGGCGCGGCGAAATCGTATACCAGATTTCCGGTCAGAAATGCGCCTCCTGCAGTCCGGGTCGCTTTGAGTACCCGCTGTGGTATCCCGAAGAAGCCCAGAAG GTCATCACTAACATGTACTACAAGATCGCCGCCGACGTCTACGGGCTGCAAACCCCGAAGTACATCCGCACGAGGCGCCCGGGAACCCCCGTGACTCGCCACAACATGAATCTGTGCCAAGGCTGCTCGCTGGGGAGTTGCCGAACTGCGTCTGTGGAGAACGCCGTGTAG